One Nostocoides sp. HKS02 genomic window carries:
- a CDS encoding Rv3235 family protein, with protein sequence MSLPAAAPEPPVPSLTPLRIVPAPRHRPAVIVETDVWEPTTPTPTAYVQDALAVDFSGPSDEELFGERPTRRDDLPDPRPWAAHIAQGLVEVMAGARPAPQLLRWTTPEVYAVVARRASVSIRRGLPPTRRATVRSVRVCEPADGVAEACAVVVDGPRIRALAIRLVGLDGRWRVEALQVG encoded by the coding sequence GTGAGCCTGCCCGCAGCAGCCCCCGAACCCCCGGTCCCGTCCCTGACCCCACTGCGCATCGTCCCGGCACCACGGCACCGTCCAGCGGTCATCGTCGAGACGGACGTGTGGGAGCCCACGACACCGACCCCGACCGCCTACGTCCAGGACGCGCTGGCCGTCGACTTCAGCGGACCGAGCGACGAGGAGCTCTTCGGCGAGCGGCCGACCCGTCGCGACGACCTGCCGGACCCTCGGCCCTGGGCCGCGCACATCGCCCAGGGGCTCGTCGAGGTGATGGCCGGCGCCCGTCCGGCGCCACAGCTGCTCCGGTGGACCACCCCGGAGGTGTATGCCGTGGTCGCCCGGCGCGCCTCGGTGTCGATCAGGCGCGGCCTGCCCCCCACCCGCAGGGCGACCGTGCGCAGCGTCCGGGTCTGCGAGCCCGCAGACGGGGTCGCCGAGGCGTGCGCGGTGGTCGTCGACGGCCCACGCATCCGCGCCCTGGCCATCCGGCTCGTGGGGTTGGACGGCCGGTGGCGCGTGGAGGCGCTCCAAGTCGGCTAG
- a CDS encoding LysM peptidoglycan-binding domain-containing protein, producing the protein MDHSQTQVRLVAAGAGLGLVGTAWWLVGRVAHQWALVRAPGPASLEEAVVLVAALAALLLEGWFVLGTGAAVVAHLPGRCGRLGDRLAAGCAPRASRRIAAALLGAAAVGTVAPAALAAGGPSPGGTPSATTSIESSAPLPPPGFATTRSALRTTPPADEVAPPGWTPTRPRVRPQASPALLAATPPPSAGTDVVVHRGDTLWDIVRRHLGAQASDAEVAQAWPDWHATNRAVIGADPDLLVPGQVLRPPRPSHQGPASERAAGDRFGGHR; encoded by the coding sequence GTGGACCATTCACAGACGCAGGTTCGGCTTGTCGCGGCGGGGGCCGGGCTCGGTCTCGTGGGGACGGCGTGGTGGCTCGTGGGCCGTGTCGCCCACCAGTGGGCGCTGGTCCGCGCTCCGGGCCCGGCAAGTCTGGAGGAGGCCGTGGTCCTCGTCGCCGCGCTGGCAGCCCTGCTCCTCGAGGGGTGGTTCGTCCTCGGCACCGGCGCCGCTGTCGTCGCCCACCTGCCTGGTCGGTGCGGGCGACTGGGGGACCGTCTGGCCGCCGGGTGCGCACCGAGGGCGTCGCGCCGGATCGCCGCGGCACTGCTCGGCGCGGCCGCGGTGGGCACGGTCGCTCCCGCCGCCCTCGCGGCCGGGGGGCCGTCACCGGGAGGTACTCCGTCTGCCACGACCAGCATCGAGTCCTCGGCGCCGCTCCCTCCCCCGGGCTTCGCCACGACTCGGTCAGCGCTGCGGACGACCCCTCCGGCGGACGAGGTGGCACCACCCGGCTGGACGCCCACCCGCCCTCGGGTCCGGCCCCAGGCCAGCCCCGCGCTGCTCGCCGCCACGCCCCCGCCGTCGGCCGGCACGGACGTGGTCGTTCATCGCGGCGACACCCTGTGGGACATCGTCCGTCGCCACCTGGGCGCCCAGGCGAGCGACGCCGAGGTCGCGCAGGCATGGCCCGACTGGCACGCCACCAACCGCGCCGTCATCGGCGCCGATCCCGACCTCCTGGTGCCCGGGCAGGTCCTGCGCCCGCCGCGCCCGTCCCACCAGGGGCCCGCTTCCGAGCGTGCCGCAGGTGACCGCTTCGGAGGTCACCGGTGA
- a CDS encoding helix-turn-helix domain-containing protein, producing MTKRFIQLSEVSEVLDISSAQAYALVRSGELPAIKVGGRGQWRVEVAELENYIQRMYSETKTFVAAHPFGQGAE from the coding sequence GTGACAAAGCGCTTCATTCAGCTGTCCGAGGTGTCCGAAGTGCTCGACATCTCATCCGCCCAGGCCTACGCCCTGGTGCGGTCCGGCGAGCTCCCCGCGATCAAGGTCGGCGGTCGGGGCCAGTGGCGTGTCGAGGTTGCCGAGCTCGAGAACTACATCCAGCGGATGTACAGCGAGACCAAGACGTTCGTGGCCGCCCACCCGTTCGGCCAGGGCGCGGAGTAG